In the genome of Candidatus Kinetoplastibacterium desouzaii TCC079E, the window ATGAAGATTTAGATCCTTCTTAATTATATTAAGTGTATCTGTTATGATTATAAAAGCGGCTTCTTCTGTAAATTCTCCTTTCTGAATTTTTGAGATTATTTTATTTATATTCATTTTATTTATAATTTCCACCTCACCATCATGGTTTATAGGGTGTTTTTGTTCTAATGAGCAACAAAGAGAGAATAGATCTTCAATTTGATAACCTTCCTTTGTTAATTTTTTAATATTTTTTATTTTTTTTATGTTGAATTGATCTATTATATTTAATAGGTCAATTCCGGCTTCTTCGAAACTTTCTCTTATTAATGCTTCCTCTATGCTTTCTTGATAGCTAACTAAACCTCCAACTAATGTATCCCATTTACCTGGATTGATGTATTTATTCATGGATCGTTTAGAAACCCAAATTGAATAATTTGACTCCCAGGCATTTAAATGTACTGACCGTGTTTTTAATCCTAAGAATCTAGCTGTGGAACGTTCTATAAATCCTATTGATTCTTCTTTGTGGAGAAGATCTATGAGTTCATCATGCCATTTTATTTGTACAGTATTTTTTATTAAAATGGCAATGTCATTCATAAGTAAATTTAATCTTTCTTTTGATAAAGAGTCGCCTATATATAGACAGTTGTTTATTATTTTACCTAGTTTATTATCTTGTATTTTATTAGATAAAGATTTTTCTATATAACCATCTGCTCTCATGGATATTTTTAAGGGCATATAATCTTTATGAATTGATTCTTCTAATATATTACTTAGTTCGTAGTGTTTATTTTCTAAATAATGAAGATCAAAAAAAAATTTTTCTTTTAACATAATGTTAATATTGATAAGTTGCTTATTTTTATATGCGTAGTTTATAAAAAATTAATTTTTATTGAAATTGTAATTATAGCTTTATAATTAGTTAAGTATTTTACTTTTATTTAATCAAAAGATTTATTTTATAGTCATATTATTATGCTTAATATTGTTATACTTGCTGCTGGGCTTGGTACAAGGATGAAATCGAATTTCCCTAAAGTTTTACATGCTTTGGCTGGTCGTCCTATGCTGGCTTATGTTATTGATAGTGCCTTAGCATTGAGACCATCATCTATAACTATAGTAGTGGGAAATGAATCAAATCAGATTCGAGATTTTGTAAAAAGATATTCATGTGATGTAAATTTTGTGGTGCAAGTTAATCAATTAGGTACTGGTCATGCAGTTAAACAAGCATTGCCAAATTTATTGGATAGTGGATCTGAGAAAGACTCAACTTTAATATTGTATGGGGATGTTCCTTTAGTCAAAACAATAACTATGGAGTCTCTTCTAGAAGCACGTAAGAATGGTTTAGGTATACTAACTAGTTTTTTAGATAATCCAAATGGTTATGGTCGTATTATAAGAGATCATAACGGTTTTATTAGAAAGATTGTAGAACATAGAGATGCAAATCAGATTGAGCTTAATATAAAAGAAATAAATACAGGTATTATTGCTGTTCCTACTGTTTTGTTAAAAAAATGGATAGTAAATCTTAATAATGATAATAAACAAAAAGAGTATTATCTTACTGATATAGTTGGTATGGCTGTATCTGAAGGTGTTTTTGTTGGTTCAAGCAGACCAAAAGAAAATTGGGAGATTCTAGGTGTTAATAATCATGTACAACAAGCAAATTTAGAAAGAATATGGCAAGAGGAACAAGCCAAATTAATTATGGAGTCAGGTGTTACTTTAGCAGATCCTAAGCGTATAGATATCAGAGGTACGTTAGAATGCGGTAAAGACGTTTTTATAGATGTAGGATGTATTTTTGAAGGAGTTGTTGTTTTAGGAGATAATGTGCGTATAGGTCCTTATTGTATTTTAAAAGATGTTTGTATTGCTCGAGATTCTATTGTAAATGCTTATAGTCATTTATGCGATGCAAATTTAGGTAATAATGTTCAAATAGGTCCATTTTCTAGATTGCGCGATTGTATTGATATTGATTCATATTCTAAGATAGGTAACTTTGTTGAAATAAAGAATAGTAATTTTGGAAAGTTAAGCAAGGCTAATCATCTTACTTATATAGGTGATGCAGATATTGGCTCAAATGTAAATATAGGAGCCGGTACTATTACATGTAATTATGATGGATTAAATAAATTTCGTACTATTATTGAAGATAATGCTTTTATAGGTTCAGATTCGCAATTGAT includes:
- a CDS encoding NUDIX domain-containing protein; this translates as MLKEKFFFDLHYLENKHYELSNILEESIHKDYMPLKISMRADGYIEKSLSNKIQDNKLGKIINNCLYIGDSLSKERLNLLMNDIAILIKNTVQIKWHDELIDLLHKEESIGFIERSTARFLGLKTRSVHLNAWESNYSIWVSKRSMNKYINPGKWDTLVGGLVSYQESIEEALIRESFEEAGIDLLNIIDQFNIKKIKNIKKLTKEGYQIEDLFSLCCSLEQKHPINHDGEVEIINKMNINKIISKIQKGEFTEEAAFIIITDTLNIIKKDLNLHQV
- the glmU gene encoding bifunctional UDP-N-acetylglucosamine diphosphorylase/glucosamine-1-phosphate N-acetyltransferase GlmU, encoding MLNIVILAAGLGTRMKSNFPKVLHALAGRPMLAYVIDSALALRPSSITIVVGNESNQIRDFVKRYSCDVNFVVQVNQLGTGHAVKQALPNLLDSGSEKDSTLILYGDVPLVKTITMESLLEARKNGLGILTSFLDNPNGYGRIIRDHNGFIRKIVEHRDANQIELNIKEINTGIIAVPTVLLKKWIVNLNNDNKQKEYYLTDIVGMAVSEGVFVGSSRPKENWEILGVNNHVQQANLERIWQEEQAKLIMESGVTLADPKRIDIRGTLECGKDVFIDVGCIFEGVVVLGDNVRIGPYCILKDVCIARDSIVNAYSHLCDANLGNNVQIGPFSRLRDCIDIDSYSKIGNFVEIKNSNFGKLSKANHLTYIGDADIGSNVNIGAGTITCNYDGLNKFRTIIEDNAFIGSDSQLIAPVMVGKDATIAAGTTLTNDAPEGQLTLSRVRQYSIPDWTRPGSGNSKKD